A genomic region of Chelmon rostratus isolate fCheRos1 chromosome 8, fCheRos1.pri, whole genome shotgun sequence contains the following coding sequences:
- the LOC121610580 gene encoding zinc finger protein 3-like → MERKWKKEDKERIISSFLLKERRLSPTSRRHLHQQVYNKQNPDEQLGDGGVAPVSANELRNDDDEEETVHSLTGGVQQTALNFAPVSTLADGGLHSCSVCGKSYLRPSRLKEHFRIHLTEKLHRCSVCAKAFATAANLRAHEKIHMASKPHACSICPRSFLRPCLLRKHMRIHVRDGLIADPADQDFWFNMKTEEKGEMMMMMMKMDEEEDGLKEQDSEDLSTNTEPLAAESRPLPGYHGDQDSSLLTEDDGEGREEADVSGLINSDGEEEDWRPALIEQDGRSDVQADGGGGKRKHICPVCGRDCFKASALQKHLRIHSGERPFQCPTCRKSFTQQVHMTEHQRIHTGEKPYTCADCGKSFTFSSALRRHQRLHADARPYQCSVCQKTFKQQSSLKSHELTHSGVRYQCPLCSKSFSRALELTYHVDVHSDARPYFCNICKKNLSGARIFRNHMKKHESPNSPLSLLPPPRAGPKDGETISEV, encoded by the exons ATGGAGCGAAAGTGGAAGAAGGAGGACAAGGAGAGGATTATCAGCAGCTTCTTGCTGAAG GAGAGGCGACTGTCCCCGACGTCAAGACGCCATCTACACCAACAAGTATATAACAAACAG AACCCGGACGAGCAGCTCGGTGACGGCGGCGTGGCGCCAGTTTCTGCGAACGAACTGAGaaacgatgatgatgaagaggaaacgGTGCATTCACTGACTG GTGGCGTACAACAGACGGCCCTGAACTTTGCTCCCGTGTCGACACTTGCAGACGGCGGTCTCCACAGCTGCTCCGTCTGTGGGAAGAGCTACCTGAGGCCGTCCAGACTCAAAGAGCACTTCAGGATCCACCTGACGGAGAAGCTGCACCGCTGCTCGGTGTGCGCGAAGGCCTTCGCCACCGCCGCCAACCTGAGAGCGCACGAGAAGATCCACATGGCCAGCAAACCCCACGCCTGCAGCATCTGCCCCAGGAGCTTCCTGAGGCCCTGCCTGCTCCGCAAACACATGAGGATCCACGTCAGGGACGGACTCATCGCAGACCCCGCAGACCAG GACTTCTGGTTCAACATGAAGActgaggagaagggagagatgatgatgatgatgatgaagatggatgaggaggaagacggTCTGAAGGAGCAG GACTCAGAGGACCTTTCCACCAACACAGAGCCCCTCGCCGCTGAATCCAGACCTCTGcctggttaccatggtgaccaGGACAGCTCGCTGTTGACGGAGGACGAcggagagggaagggaggaggcaGACGTCAGCGGGTTGATCAActctgatggagaggaagaggactgGAGGCCGGCGCTCATCG AACAAGATGGCCGCTCAGACGTCCAGGCAGACGGCGGCGGCGGGAAAAGGAAGCACATCTGTCCGGTTTGTGGTCGAGACTGTTTCAAGGCGTCGGCGCTGCAGAAACACCTGAGGATCCACTCGGGCGAGCGTCCGTTTCAGTGCCCCACCTGCAGGAAGAGCTTCACCCAGCAGGTCCACATGACGGAGCACCAGAGGATCCACACCGGGGAGAAACCCTACACCTGCGCCGACTGCGGCAAGAGCTTCACCTTCTCCAGCGCCCTGCGGCGACACCAGCGGCTGCACGCCGACGCCCGGCCGTACCAGTGCTCCGTCTGCCAGAAGACCTTCAAACAGCAGAGCTCGCTCAAGAGCCACGAGCTGACGCACTCAGGCGTCCGCTACCAGTGTCCGCTCTGCAGCAAGAGCTTCAGCCGCGCCCTGGAGCTCACCTACCACGTGGACGTGCACTCCGACGCCCGGCCCTACTTCTGCAACATCTGCAAGAAGAACCTGAGCGGAGCCAGGATCTTCCGCAACCACATGAAGAAACACGAGTCACCAAACTCACCGCTGtcgctgctgccgccgccgcgAGCCGGACCGAAGGACGGCGAGACCATTTCAGAGGTCTGA
- the LOC121610232 gene encoding ectonucleotide pyrophosphatase/phosphodiesterase family member 7-like, protein MKMRLELFLVVTAVICAAGNPLNKAANKLLLISFDGFRWDYDQDVDTPNLDQLVEEGVKAKYITPPMLTMTAPSHFTTITGRWVEDHEVVHNMMFNPKTNLKIPYKQTLKRSEWWNTGVQPLWITAQNQGLKTASFYYPGGGANYNGQTVNRAFVQRFDHPDDNETEWRQNIDKVMSWFSEEDFSLVTLYYGEPDNVGHRKGPDHPDRKKIIEQIDRTIGYLREAIVRHQLSDSLNVIITSDHGMTTVKKQPLVNEIILNKYLNLFKSASFEILDYGGFGILTPRPGKEQEVFDALSKAPNVKVYKKNEIPEDFHLAKSKRLPPIVVVADLGYNLNSRLIIYVNKGDHGYHNGEMDMKAIFRAFGPDFKKNFLSEPFDSIHIYPLMCKLLQIEPAPHNGSLSATEKLLLHSGEWITENSPVRRSAAVDAAPHVHCAVTDSGSDLQVQDQIYRSRKRPSDPGSDLQIRFSLHHFI, encoded by the exons atgaagatgaggcTGGAGCTCTTCCTGGTCGTCACAGCGGTGATCTGCGCTGCTGGCAATCCGCTGAACAAGGCAGccaacaagctgctgctcaTCTCGTTCGATGGCTTCAGGTGGGACTACGACCAGGACGTGGACACGCCGAACCTGGACCAGCTGGTAGAGGAGGGAGTCAAGGCCAAATACATCACCCCCCCGATGCTGACCATGACCGCCCCGTCGCACTTCACCACCATCACAG gCAGATGGGTGGAGGATCACGAAGTCGTCCACAACATGATGTTTAACCCGAAGACGAACCTAAAAATTCCTTACAAACAGACGCTGAAGAGATCGGAGTGGTGGAACACTGGAGTTCAGCCGTTATGGATCACAGCTCAGAACCAG GGTCTAAAAACCGCTTCCTTCTACTACCCGGGTGGTGGGGCCAACTACAACGGCCAGACGGTCAACCGAGCGTTTGTGCAGAGGTTTGACCACCCGGACGACAACGAGACAGAGTGGCGTCAGAACATTGACAAGGTGATGAGCTGGTTCTCAGAGGAAGACTTCAGCCTGGTGACGCTGTACTACGGCGAGCCGGACAACGTGGGCCACCGCAAGGGTCCGGACCACCCGGACAGGAAGAAGATCATTGAGCAGATCGACCGCACCATCGGCTACCTGAGGGAGGCCATCGTTCGCCATCAACTGTCTGACAGCCTGAACGTCATCATCACCTCTGACCACGGCATGACCACTGTCAAGAAGCAACCGCTGGTCAACGAGATCATCCTCAACAAATACCTGAATTTATTCAAGAGTGCCAGCTTCGAGATCCTCGACTACGGCGGGTTCGGCATCCTGACGCCGCGGCCGGGGAAAGAGCAGGAGGTTTTCGACGCTCTGTCCAAAGCACCCAACGTGAAGGTCTACAAGAAAAATGAGATTCCTGAGGACTTCCATCTCGCCAAAAGTAAACGGCTGCCTCCCATCGTGGTCGTCGCAGATCTGGGATACAACCTGAACTCG AGACTCATCATCTACGTCAACAAAGGCGATCACGGCTACCACAACGGAGAGATGGACATGAAGGCCATCTTCAGGGCCTTCGGACCCGACTTCAAGAAGAACTTTCTGTCTGAGCCGTTCGACAGCATCCACATTTACCCTCTGATGTGCAAACTGCTGCAGATTGAACCGGCGCCGCACAACGGATCACTGAGTGCAACcgagaagctgctgctgcacagcggTGA gtggATCACAGAGAACTCACCTGTCCGTCGCTCTGCTGCTGTCGATGCTGCTCCTCATGTTCACTGTGCTGTAACAGATTCAGGATCAGATCTACAGGTCCAGGATCAGATCTACAGGTCCAGGAAAAGACCTTCAGATCCAGGATCAGATCTACAGATCAGGTTCAGCCTCCATCACTTCATCTGA
- the mrps12 gene encoding 28S ribosomal protein S12, mitochondrial-like → MSSLWSLRPVLTSLFQASQHASAWTCPILSRTMATLNQMHRQGKPKPPPKSIGATFGRPQLKAVILKTMIRKPKKPNSANRKCARVRLSNGKEAVAFIPGEGHNLQEHNVVLVEGGRTQDLPGVKLKVVRGKYDCAHVVKKKQ, encoded by the exons ATGTCTTCATTATGGAGCCTGAGACCAGTGCTGACATCACTGTTTCAAG caTCCCAGCATGCCTCTGCCTGGACGTGTCCCATCCTCTCCAGGACGATGGCCACCCTCAACCAGATGCACCGCCAGGGGAAGCCCAAACCGCCTCCTAAATCTATCGGCGCCACGTTCGGCCGTCCCCAGCTGAAGGCTGTGATCCTGAAAACCATGATCCGAAAGCCCAAGAAGCCCAActctgcaaacaggaagtgcgcTCGAGTGCGGCTGTCTAATGGGAAGGAGGCGGTGGCGTTCATCCCCGGGGAGGGACACAACCTGCAGGAGCACAACGTGGTGCTGGTGGAGGGCGGGAGGACTCAGGACCTGCCGGGAGTCAAACTCAAAGTGGTCAGAGGCAAATATGACTGTGCCCACGTGGTGAAGAAGAAACAGTAG